The Idiomarina loihiensis L2TR genomic sequence AATATTGATGATGACGACAACAAATCGGGTTTAGCCCCCGAGCAGGTTGAAGCTTTAGCGGAATACGTTATGAATTGCCCTAAACTAAAATTACGCGGTTTAATGACTATTCTTAAAGCAGGGACAACAGAAGACGAACGCGAAAAAAGCTTTCAGCAGATGTATAAGCTCTACCAACAGTTGCAACAAACTTACGGCGAGCAAATTGATACCTTATCCATGGGGATGTCGGGTGATATGCGACAAGCGGTGCTTGAGGGTGCTAACATGGTACGTATTGGAACAGCAATTTTTGGAGAACGGGAGTCCTAATGAACGACATTCGGAATATTGCCTTCATTGGCGCAGGAAATATGACACAAAGCATTGTCGGCGGTATGTGCAAAAGCGGTTACCCTGCTGACAAAGTCTGGGTCAGTAACCCCAGCGATGCCAAATTAGAAAAAATGAAATCGGAGCTGGGCGTCAATACCAGTAACGATAATCTGGAAGTGGTGAATAACGCTGACGCTATTGTACTGTCGGTTAAGCCTCAGTTAATGGCGGAAGTTTGCGCTCACTTACGTGAAAACGTTCACAATCTGACAGACAAATTAATAATTACCATTGCCGCCGGTATTCGTATTCCTAAATATCGCGAGTATTTAGGCGAAAACATCCGTATTATCCGGGTTATGCCAAATACGCCGTCACTGGTAGGTCAGGGCATGTCAGGTTTAGTTACTGACGATTCCGTTGACGAAGCCGATAAAAACTTTGTAACCGAAGCCTTTAATGGCGTAGGTGAAA encodes the following:
- the proC gene encoding pyrroline-5-carboxylate reductase codes for the protein MNDIRNIAFIGAGNMTQSIVGGMCKSGYPADKVWVSNPSDAKLEKMKSELGVNTSNDNLEVVNNADAIVLSVKPQLMAEVCAHLRENVHNLTDKLIITIAAGIRIPKYREYLGENIRIIRVMPNTPSLVGQGMSGLVTDDSVDEADKNFVTEAFNGVGETLWVSDEDQLDILGAVAGSGPAYFFEFMDSLAKAATELGFDAEKARAMVQQTCLGAAQMAKESELSLEDLRKQVTSKGGSTAKGVEAYQDSDLHGISEKAVKAAVNRNQEMAKLF